GCCCCAAGGCCTGCCAGGAGCAAATCCGTACCGCTCTGGCATTGGGCGCTGACCGTGGTATCCACGTGGAAACCGACGAAGAGGTTCAGTCTCTTGAAGCGGCCAAGTTGCTTAAGGCCATTGTTGAGAAAGAAGAGCCGAAACTGGTCATTCTCGGTAAACAGTCCATTGATTCCGATAACAACCAGACTGGCCAGATGCTGGCTGCAC
This sequence is a window from Marinobacter sp. ANT_B65. Protein-coding genes within it:
- a CDS encoding electron transfer flavoprotein subunit beta/FixA family protein — encoded protein: MKVLVAVKRVIDYNVKVRVKPDNTGVDLANVKMAMNPFCEIAVEEAVRLKEKGVANEILVVSIGPKACQEQIRTALALGADRGIHVETDEEVQSLEAAKLLKAIVEKEEPKLVILGKQSIDSDNNQTGQMLAA